One window of the Candidatus Kinetoplastibacterium desouzaii TCC079E genome contains the following:
- the typA gene encoding translational GTPase TypA, with amino-acid sequence MTRALRNIAIIAHVDHGKTTLVDQLLRQSGVFRNNQSVTKRVMDSNILEKERGITILSKNCAVEYNDVHINIIDTPGHADFGGEVERVLSMVEGVLLLVDSVEGPMPQTVFVTRKALSLGLKPIVVVNKIDKPAARPEFVVNEVFELFDRLGATEEQLDFPVIYASGLSGYSGNDPTVRSGNMDSLFDAILEYVPNHNKDHEGSFQMQIASLDYNSYVGKIGIGKIHRGVVYPSMDVALKMGDSDKVIKTRINQLLKFSGLDRIPVDKAEAGDIVLINGIEDLEIGITVTDQLNIQSLPVLHIDEPTLTMNFMVNTSPLAGKEGKFVTSRQIRDRLNLELKSNVALRVKETDDDTVFEVSGRGELHLTILLETMRREGYELSVSRPRVVYKDIDGVKHEPYEDLTLYVEDNYQGPIMEEVGRRKGDLQNMIPDGQGRIRLEYIIPARSLIGFQNDFMTLTRGTGLMSHVFRDYYPFYEGSLHNRRNGVLISQCSGEAVAYALWKLQERGRMFIKPGESLYEGMIIGIHSRDNDLVINPVREKQLTNIRASGTDEAIRLVPPIQLTLEYAIEFIEDDELVEITPKAIRLRKRYLQEHERRRNRNI; translated from the coding sequence ATGACTAGGGCTTTGCGCAATATTGCCATAATAGCTCATGTTGATCATGGAAAAACCACTTTGGTAGATCAGTTGTTAAGACAGTCAGGTGTTTTTAGAAATAATCAATCAGTAACAAAGAGAGTTATGGATTCTAATATTCTTGAAAAAGAAAGAGGCATAACTATTTTATCTAAGAATTGTGCTGTGGAATATAATGATGTTCATATAAATATTATAGATACTCCTGGGCATGCTGATTTTGGTGGTGAGGTTGAGCGTGTGTTATCTATGGTTGAAGGCGTACTACTTTTAGTGGATTCTGTTGAAGGACCTATGCCGCAAACAGTTTTTGTAACACGAAAAGCTCTTAGCTTAGGTTTAAAACCTATAGTTGTAGTTAACAAAATTGATAAACCTGCTGCTAGACCTGAATTTGTTGTTAATGAAGTTTTTGAGTTATTTGATAGACTTGGTGCTACTGAAGAACAATTAGATTTTCCAGTTATATATGCTTCTGGATTGTCAGGATATTCAGGCAATGATCCTACTGTACGTTCTGGTAATATGGATAGTTTGTTTGATGCTATATTAGAATATGTTCCTAATCATAATAAGGATCATGAAGGATCATTTCAAATGCAAATTGCTTCTTTAGACTATAATTCTTACGTAGGAAAAATAGGTATTGGTAAAATTCATAGGGGCGTTGTCTATCCATCTATGGATGTTGCATTAAAAATGGGAGATTCTGATAAAGTCATAAAGACACGTATTAATCAATTACTAAAATTTTCAGGTCTTGATAGAATTCCTGTTGATAAAGCAGAAGCTGGTGATATAGTTCTAATTAATGGAATAGAGGATTTGGAAATTGGAATTACAGTAACTGACCAATTGAATATTCAATCTTTACCTGTTTTGCATATAGACGAACCTACATTAACGATGAATTTTATGGTTAATACTTCTCCTTTGGCAGGAAAAGAAGGAAAGTTTGTAACTAGTAGACAAATACGTGATAGATTAAATTTAGAGTTAAAATCTAATGTCGCTCTTAGAGTTAAAGAAACTGATGATGATACAGTTTTTGAAGTTTCAGGCAGAGGCGAATTGCATTTAACGATTCTACTTGAAACTATGCGTCGTGAGGGTTATGAATTGTCTGTGTCTAGGCCACGTGTAGTGTATAAGGATATAGATGGTGTAAAACATGAACCATATGAAGATTTAACATTATATGTAGAGGATAATTATCAGGGTCCTATTATGGAAGAAGTTGGTCGACGCAAGGGCGATCTTCAGAACATGATTCCTGATGGTCAAGGCAGAATAAGACTTGAATATATAATACCAGCTCGTTCTTTGATAGGTTTTCAGAATGATTTTATGACACTTACACGTGGAACAGGTTTAATGAGTCATGTTTTTCGTGATTATTACCCTTTCTATGAAGGATCATTACATAATAGACGTAATGGTGTTCTAATTAGTCAATGTTCTGGTGAAGCAGTTGCTTATGCTTTATGGAAATTGCAAGAGCGTGGAAGAATGTTTATCAAACCAGGAGAATCATTATATGAGGGAATGATTATAGGAATTCATAGTCGTGATAATGATTTAGTCATTAATCCTGTTAGAGAAAAACAATTAACAAACATAAGAGCATCAGGAACAGATGAGGCAATAAGATTAGTTCCTCCAATCCAATTAACATTAGAGTATGCGATAGAGTTTATAGAAGATGATGAGTTGGTTGAAATAACTCCTAAAGCTATTCGTTTGAGAAAAAGATATTTGCAAGAACATGAAAGAAGAAGAAATAGAAATATTTAG
- the rbfA gene encoding 30S ribosome-binding factor RbfA, with the protein MKINTKGEVSARNIRISRQIQKDLSRIITQSFSIENIGILTISKVNLSVDYAHAKVYFTVFGADPDTVELFLNNKSGWLYSCLYKLLKIHTVPTLHFLYDKHIEKANNLLKLIEKANDSSI; encoded by the coding sequence ATGAAAATTAATACTAAGGGAGAAGTTTCTGCAAGAAATATTCGTATTTCTAGACAGATTCAGAAGGATCTATCTAGAATAATTACCCAGAGTTTTTCTATAGAAAATATTGGCATTCTAACTATTTCTAAAGTTAATCTTTCAGTTGATTATGCCCATGCTAAAGTTTATTTCACAGTTTTTGGCGCTGATCCTGATACTGTAGAATTATTTCTCAATAATAAGTCTGGTTGGTTATATTCTTGTCTTTATAAATTATTAAAAATACATACAGTTCCAACCTTACATTTTTTATATGATAAACACATAGAGAAAGCAAATAATTTATTAAAATTAATAGAAAAAGCTAATGATTCTTCTATATAA
- the rimP gene encoding ribosome maturation factor RimP codes for MIDLFSVTESALQVLSKDIELVDIERSSSGLLRIIIDKIGGVYIEDCENVSHHLSHVFAVENIDYKNLEVSSPGIDRPLRKESDFVRFVGERIEIKFYNAFNNKKIFRGILFLEETSTSNYDETSRLDSYDMKFGIKVDNLGDKNDPQIINFVLNDVDRAKLDPVLDFKGKRQ; via the coding sequence ATGATTGATTTGTTTTCCGTTACAGAGAGTGCTTTGCAGGTCTTGTCAAAAGATATTGAACTTGTTGATATAGAAAGATCTTCTTCAGGTCTGTTGCGTATAATAATTGATAAGATTGGTGGTGTGTATATAGAGGATTGTGAAAATGTCTCTCATCACTTATCTCATGTTTTTGCAGTGGAAAATATTGATTATAAAAATCTTGAGGTTAGTTCACCAGGTATAGATAGACCTTTGCGAAAAGAATCTGATTTTGTGCGTTTTGTTGGAGAACGAATAGAGATAAAATTTTATAATGCATTTAACAATAAAAAAATATTCCGTGGTATTTTATTTTTAGAAGAAACTTCAACATCTAATTATGATGAGACAAGTAGATTAGATTCGTATGATATGAAATTTGGAATTAAAGTTGATAATTTGGGAGATAAAAATGATCCGCAAATTATTAATTTTGTTCTTAATGATGTAGATCGTGCAAAATTAGATCCAGTTCTCGATTTCAAGGGCAAAAGGCAATGA
- the truB gene encoding tRNA pseudouridine(55) synthase TruB — translation MPKKVFSDIDGLLLLDKPLGLSSNAALQKVRHLIKASKAGHAGTLDPFATGLLVCCIGKSTKSSSIFMEFPKSYIATIKFGEETDTGDLTGNIVFKSEKQIPIVEDDLIEVLNSFVGEIYQVPPMYSALKHNGVPLYKYARDGININREARKINIYSIKLLYIRGDCAGIEVFCSKGTYIRTLAEDIGRALKSFAHLVQLRRISVGPLFVNQAYTLDVLGSMDKPVDAVLDNIFLNHIKNKDSI, via the coding sequence ATGCCTAAAAAAGTTTTTAGCGATATTGATGGTTTACTATTGTTGGATAAACCATTGGGATTGTCTAGTAATGCTGCATTACAAAAAGTTAGACATTTAATTAAAGCCTCTAAAGCAGGACATGCTGGTACACTTGATCCTTTTGCAACTGGTTTGCTAGTATGCTGTATTGGTAAAAGTACAAAAAGTTCTTCTATTTTTATGGAATTTCCTAAATCATATATAGCAACAATAAAATTTGGAGAAGAAACAGATACTGGCGATTTAACTGGTAATATAGTGTTTAAATCTGAGAAACAAATACCAATTGTTGAAGATGATTTGATAGAGGTGTTAAATTCTTTTGTTGGTGAAATTTATCAAGTTCCTCCAATGTATTCAGCTTTAAAGCATAATGGTGTGCCTTTGTATAAGTATGCACGCGATGGAATTAATATAAATAGAGAAGCAAGAAAAATTAATATATATAGCATAAAATTGCTATATATAAGAGGTGATTGTGCGGGTATTGAAGTTTTTTGTAGTAAAGGCACCTATATTAGAACTTTAGCTGAAGATATTGGTAGAGCATTAAAAAGTTTTGCACATTTGGTGCAACTTAGAAGGATTTCTGTAGGGCCACTTTTTGTAAATCAAGCATATACATTAGATGTTTTAGGGTCAATGGACAAACCAGTTGATGCTGTGCTTGACAATATTTTTTTAAATCATATTAAAAATAAGGATTCTATATGA
- a CDS encoding type B 50S ribosomal protein L31 produces the protein MKQNIHPQYREVVFLDTQTSHKFIIRSTVNTKDSIKFDGKDYPLFKCDVTSKSHPFYTGAQTRIIETGRVEKFRARFSHTPGSSNK, from the coding sequence ATGAAACAAAATATTCATCCTCAATATCGTGAAGTAGTATTTCTAGACACACAAACTAGTCATAAATTCATAATTAGATCAACAGTTAATACTAAAGATTCTATTAAATTTGATGGGAAGGATTACCCACTATTTAAATGTGATGTTACATCTAAATCTCACCCGTTTTACACTGGAGCACAAACTAGGATTATTGAAACAGGTAGAGTTGAAAAATTCCGTGCTCGCTTCTCTCATACTCCTGGTTCTAGCAACAAGTAA
- the infB gene encoding translation initiation factor IF-2, with product MSITTVAQFAIELNMSADVLLDQLKSAGVSVKSVKDCVMDHDKIKLLESLRKAHGVNNNDKKIVLTKRETSEIYQADAKGRSRTIQVEVLKKRTFVKKNINLSSNDKLEDKNNDINLPININSTSDNLTNLKNDLSKENTADVNLNVDDNSIQILDSHLSLKSNVDYIESTDINNDLNSVSSIFLEKSDSSTDDILKSFNQNSNKMALSSKSPNMKNYKNGINTSSNTNANKKPEKNTIGREAAKKSSEAEAAALQDMLNRPRKVLKSNDSVGNTKNLNKKVSSSVKKDSKSSISKKNNKLSENSSGWNEEVSRKKNLDREKRSTLLGEVDGWKVSGVKTNRSSRNNKNNLNKDNINQQQEFIVRKINIPETITVADLAHKVSLKAGEIIKHLMKLGQMVTINQVLDQETAMIVVEELGHIAIAAKLDDPETFLDDSDVISNENSVPRAPVVTVMGHVDHGKTSLLDYIRKANIAGSEAGGITQHIGAYNVNTSFGSITFLDTPGHEAFAAMRARGAKATDIVVLVVAADDGVMPQTKEAISHVKSASLPMIVALTKSDKQSSNLDKVKQELIAEEVVPEEYGGDVPFIPVSSKTGVGIDNLLENILLQAEILELKSPVNCNAKGIVIEASLDKGRGPISTILVQSGTLNKGDIVLVGATYGRIRAMLDEKGMPIQNAGPSIPVEIQGLTEVPAAGDTVVVLNDERKAREIALFRQGKFRDSKLSRKQATTLESMFENMSDSSDLQSLSVIIKADVQGSQEALSSSLIKLSTNEVKVNIIHAAVGGISDNDINLAIASNAFVIGFNVRADASAKKNSDSNNVNLRYYNIIYDAINDVKLAMSGLLSPEKKEEIIGLLEIREVYSISKIGSVAGCMVLEGIVKKDSKVRLLRNNVVIWTGQIDSLRRFKDDVKEVKSGFDCGVTLKGNPDISSKDQLEVFEIKEIARTL from the coding sequence ATGTCGATTACAACTGTGGCTCAGTTTGCTATTGAGCTTAATATGTCTGCCGATGTATTGTTAGATCAATTAAAATCAGCTGGTGTTAGTGTTAAATCAGTTAAAGATTGTGTTATGGATCATGATAAGATTAAATTATTAGAATCTTTACGTAAAGCTCATGGTGTTAATAATAATGATAAAAAAATTGTTTTAACAAAAAGAGAAACAAGCGAAATATACCAAGCTGATGCTAAGGGTAGGTCTAGAACTATTCAGGTTGAGGTTTTAAAGAAACGTACCTTTGTAAAAAAAAATATTAACTTATCTTCTAATGATAAATTAGAAGATAAAAATAATGATATTAATCTTCCTATAAATATAAATTCAACATCTGATAATTTGACAAATTTGAAAAATGATTTATCAAAAGAAAACACTGCTGATGTTAATTTAAATGTTGATGATAATAGTATACAAATACTAGATAGCCATTTAAGTTTAAAGTCAAATGTTGATTATATAGAATCAACCGATATTAATAATGACTTAAATAGTGTATCTAGTATATTTCTAGAAAAATCTGACAGTAGTACTGATGATATTTTAAAATCTTTTAATCAAAATTCAAATAAGATGGCACTTTCTTCTAAATCCCCAAATATGAAAAATTACAAGAATGGAATAAATACAAGTTCAAATACAAATGCAAATAAAAAACCTGAAAAAAATACTATTGGTAGAGAAGCTGCGAAAAAATCTTCAGAAGCAGAAGCAGCTGCTTTGCAGGATATGTTGAATCGTCCACGTAAAGTATTAAAATCTAATGATTCTGTTGGAAACACTAAAAATCTTAATAAGAAGGTAAGCTCGTCTGTTAAAAAAGATAGCAAATCTTCTATTTCTAAAAAAAATAATAAATTATCAGAAAATTCTTCTGGTTGGAATGAGGAAGTTTCACGAAAAAAGAATCTAGATAGAGAAAAACGTTCTACTTTGTTAGGTGAAGTTGATGGGTGGAAGGTTTCGGGAGTAAAAACTAATAGATCATCTAGAAACAACAAAAATAATTTAAACAAGGACAACATAAATCAACAGCAAGAGTTTATTGTTCGTAAGATTAATATACCTGAGACTATTACTGTGGCTGATTTAGCTCATAAAGTATCTCTTAAGGCAGGAGAAATAATAAAGCATCTTATGAAGCTTGGTCAAATGGTAACTATTAATCAGGTGTTGGATCAAGAAACAGCAATGATAGTAGTGGAAGAATTAGGTCATATTGCTATTGCTGCAAAGTTAGATGATCCAGAAACATTTCTAGATGATTCAGATGTTATTTCTAACGAGAATTCTGTACCACGAGCTCCAGTTGTAACAGTTATGGGACATGTTGATCACGGTAAAACGTCTTTGTTGGACTATATACGTAAGGCTAATATTGCTGGGTCAGAAGCAGGTGGTATAACTCAGCATATTGGAGCTTATAATGTTAATACATCTTTTGGTTCTATAACTTTTTTAGACACTCCTGGGCATGAGGCATTTGCTGCCATGCGAGCTAGAGGCGCAAAAGCCACAGATATTGTTGTATTGGTAGTAGCTGCAGACGATGGTGTTATGCCTCAAACAAAAGAAGCTATCAGTCATGTTAAATCAGCATCTCTTCCTATGATTGTTGCATTAACTAAATCGGATAAACAATCGTCTAATTTAGATAAAGTGAAGCAAGAATTAATAGCAGAAGAAGTAGTTCCAGAAGAGTATGGAGGTGATGTTCCTTTTATACCAGTTTCATCTAAAACAGGTGTTGGAATTGATAATTTGTTAGAGAATATATTATTACAAGCAGAAATTTTAGAGTTAAAATCGCCTGTAAACTGTAATGCAAAAGGTATAGTAATTGAGGCTAGTCTTGATAAAGGACGAGGTCCTATATCTACTATATTAGTTCAAAGTGGAACTTTGAATAAAGGTGATATTGTTCTTGTGGGTGCTACTTATGGACGAATAAGAGCAATGTTAGATGAGAAGGGTATGCCTATACAAAATGCTGGTCCATCTATACCTGTTGAAATACAAGGTTTAACAGAGGTTCCTGCTGCTGGGGATACTGTAGTTGTTCTTAATGATGAAAGAAAAGCACGAGAAATTGCTTTGTTTAGACAAGGTAAATTTAGAGATTCTAAATTATCTCGTAAACAAGCTACAACACTTGAATCTATGTTTGAGAATATGTCAGATTCTTCTGATTTGCAGTCTTTATCAGTTATAATAAAAGCTGATGTTCAAGGTTCACAAGAAGCGCTTTCAAGTTCATTAATAAAACTTTCTACAAATGAAGTTAAAGTTAATATTATACATGCTGCTGTTGGTGGCATATCTGATAATGATATTAATTTAGCAATAGCATCTAATGCTTTTGTAATAGGGTTTAACGTTAGAGCAGATGCTAGCGCTAAAAAGAATTCAGATTCTAATAATGTAAATCTTCGTTATTATAATATAATTTATGATGCTATTAATGATGTAAAATTAGCAATGTCTGGATTATTATCGCCAGAAAAGAAAGAAGAAATAATTGGTCTTTTAGAAATTCGCGAAGTTTATAGTATTTCTAAAATAGGTAGTGTCGCTGGTTGTATGGTTTTGGAAGGAATAGTAAAAAAAGATTCCAAAGTCAGACTGCTTAGAAATAATGTTGTTATATGGACAGGCCAAATAGATTCATTACGTAGATTTAAGGATGATGTTAAAGAAGTAAAATCTGGATTTGATTGTGGTGTTACACTTAAAGGTAATCCAGATATATCCTCTAAAGATCAGTTAGAAGTTTTTGAAATTAAAGAGATAGCTAGAACGTTATAA
- a CDS encoding pseudouridine synthase codes for MTNNKNIQNSALIHNDCLEHSSESKDNLSCSRSKLRKLRTPFRRRRGDVSELSCNQDNSNFQNNLKTGNKFLLSKQNNLEVSKIKKNNFELSFLERSDHIENRLKLSSTHNDDIFPKLHKVLAELGVGSRREMEDLIIAGRISVNGAPAHVGQRVKPNDLIRLNGKLIRRISKNRTPRILVYHKPSGEIVSNKDPQGRENVFANLPKIGSGRWVSIGRLDINTEGLLIFTNSGELANYFMHPKYGFEREYAVRIIGDLSESQKKSLIDGVNLQDGLARFESLKAIGGEGVNRWYKVVLKEGRNREVRRMFEFLGITVSRLIRIRYDDVTLPRNLRRGKYYEFDESVVIALMMKIGFLKANNDIVNSNVKNNFSYNKNSCIKNTPQRSNHNMGYKNKKQNKSHDDQLIFHTSEVLTKNDNHHYDNKKVLVDKDVNHLKNESQGNYIKNNSSNYLKLSKPKHDKFTKKTRVFYGKKNSHSFVSNEDEQPINPSAHESNLGIIKSKKRNFH; via the coding sequence GTGACAAATAATAAAAATATACAAAATAGTGCATTGATTCATAATGATTGTTTAGAACATTCTTCTGAGTCCAAAGACAATCTTTCTTGTTCACGAAGTAAATTACGTAAATTACGCACTCCTTTTAGACGTCGCAGGGGGGATGTTAGTGAATTATCATGTAATCAGGATAATTCTAATTTTCAGAATAATCTAAAAACTGGAAATAAATTTTTATTATCTAAACAGAATAATCTTGAGGTTTCTAAAATTAAAAAAAATAATTTCGAACTTTCTTTTTTAGAAAGATCAGATCATATTGAAAATAGGTTAAAACTTTCATCAACACATAATGATGATATTTTTCCTAAATTGCATAAAGTTCTTGCTGAACTAGGTGTTGGGTCCAGAAGAGAAATGGAAGATCTTATAATAGCAGGTAGAATATCTGTTAATGGAGCTCCAGCTCATGTTGGTCAAAGAGTAAAACCTAATGACTTAATTAGGTTAAATGGTAAATTAATTCGTAGAATTAGTAAAAATAGAACACCTAGAATCTTAGTGTATCATAAACCATCTGGAGAAATAGTAAGCAATAAAGACCCTCAAGGTAGAGAGAATGTATTTGCCAATTTACCCAAAATAGGTTCAGGCAGATGGGTGTCCATAGGTAGACTAGATATAAATACAGAGGGATTGCTGATTTTCACTAATTCTGGCGAACTAGCTAATTATTTTATGCATCCAAAGTATGGGTTTGAACGTGAATATGCTGTTAGAATTATTGGTGATCTTAGCGAGTCTCAAAAAAAATCTCTTATTGATGGTGTTAATTTACAGGATGGGCTTGCTCGTTTTGAATCTTTAAAAGCAATAGGTGGAGAAGGTGTAAATCGTTGGTATAAAGTTGTTTTAAAAGAAGGAAGAAACAGAGAAGTTAGAAGAATGTTTGAATTTTTAGGAATAACAGTTAGTAGACTTATAAGAATAAGATATGATGATGTTACACTACCACGTAATTTACGTCGTGGTAAGTATTATGAATTCGATGAATCTGTAGTAATTGCTCTTATGATGAAGATTGGTTTTTTAAAAGCCAACAATGATATTGTCAATAGTAATGTTAAAAATAATTTTTCTTATAATAAGAATTCTTGTATAAAAAACACTCCTCAACGTTCTAATCATAACATGGGATATAAAAACAAGAAACAAAATAAAAGCCATGATGATCAGTTAATTTTTCATACTTCAGAAGTTTTAACTAAGAATGATAATCATCATTATGATAATAAGAAAGTTCTTGTAGATAAAGATGTTAATCATTTAAAAAATGAAAGTCAGGGAAATTATATTAAAAACAATTCTAGTAATTATTTAAAATTATCTAAACCCAAACATGATAAATTCACAAAAAAAACTAGAGTCTTTTATGGTAAAAAGAACAGTCACTCTTTTGTATCCAATGAAGATGAACAGCCTATTAATCCAAGTGCTCATGAATCTAATTTAGGAATTATAAAAAGTAAGAAGAGAAATTTTCACTGA
- the nusA gene encoding transcription termination factor NusA encodes MSREILMLVDALAREKNVAHEIIFGALEEALAYAIKKRFKEDIDIKVFISKETGKHEAVRRWLVVPDEDGLQDPDKQEMLSDARETNPDIRVGDYIEESLDPEDFGRISAQVAKQAILQRIRDAEKEQILNDFLSRGENIISGSIKRIDKGDAIVDIGRIEARLPRSEMIPRENLRMGDRVRAMVLKVDRNVRGQQVILSRVSPHFIIYLFENEVPEIEQGLLEIKAAAHDPGIRAKIAVVSNDKRIDPIGTCVGVRGLRVSAVRNELGGEQIDIVLWSNDPAQFVIGALAPANVESIVVDENNHSMDVVVDDENLPKAIGVKGQNVRLASELTGWKINIMTSEESIKRQETERLRIVSYFVKKLSINTDEANLLVDNGFSGIEEIAYVPLQELLEIKYFDEEFVNKLRSRARNALLTEALVQEENIESDSDLLKIDGVDQELLTKLTAHGIFTKDDLAELDSEELSEISGLSLEKSSDLIMLARAHWFE; translated from the coding sequence ATGAGTCGTGAAATTCTTATGTTGGTCGATGCATTGGCGCGTGAAAAAAATGTTGCTCACGAAATAATTTTTGGAGCTTTAGAGGAAGCTCTCGCCTATGCTATTAAAAAAAGATTTAAAGAAGATATAGATATTAAGGTTTTTATAAGCAAGGAAACTGGTAAGCATGAAGCTGTTCGTCGCTGGCTAGTTGTGCCTGATGAGGATGGATTGCAAGATCCTGATAAACAAGAAATGTTATCTGATGCAAGAGAAACAAATCCTGATATACGTGTTGGTGATTATATAGAAGAATCATTGGACCCAGAAGATTTTGGAAGAATAAGTGCTCAGGTTGCTAAACAAGCTATTCTTCAACGTATTAGAGATGCTGAAAAAGAACAAATATTAAATGATTTCTTGAGTCGTGGTGAAAATATCATTTCAGGATCTATTAAAAGAATAGATAAGGGAGATGCTATAGTAGATATAGGCAGAATAGAAGCTAGATTACCTCGATCTGAAATGATTCCTAGAGAGAATCTCAGAATGGGAGATAGGGTAAGGGCTATGGTTCTTAAAGTTGATCGCAATGTTCGTGGTCAACAAGTTATATTGTCTAGAGTTTCTCCACATTTTATAATTTATTTATTTGAAAATGAAGTTCCTGAAATAGAACAGGGTCTATTAGAAATTAAGGCAGCTGCTCATGACCCTGGTATAAGAGCTAAAATAGCAGTAGTGTCAAATGATAAACGTATAGATCCAATAGGTACCTGTGTTGGTGTTCGTGGTTTAAGAGTTAGCGCTGTTCGCAATGAGTTAGGGGGAGAACAGATTGATATAGTTTTGTGGTCAAATGATCCAGCTCAATTTGTTATTGGGGCTTTGGCTCCGGCTAATGTTGAATCTATAGTTGTTGATGAAAATAATCATTCTATGGATGTTGTTGTTGATGATGAAAATTTGCCCAAAGCTATTGGAGTAAAAGGGCAGAACGTTAGATTGGCTTCAGAATTAACTGGTTGGAAAATTAATATAATGACATCTGAGGAAAGTATTAAACGTCAAGAAACTGAGCGTTTAAGGATAGTTTCTTATTTTGTAAAAAAATTGAGTATCAATACAGATGAAGCTAATTTGCTTGTAGATAATGGTTTTTCTGGTATCGAAGAAATAGCTTATGTTCCTTTACAAGAGTTATTGGAAATTAAGTATTTTGATGAAGAATTTGTAAATAAACTAAGATCACGTGCTAGAAATGCTTTGTTAACAGAAGCTCTTGTTCAAGAAGAAAATATTGAGTCAGACTCTGATTTATTGAAAATCGATGGAGTTGATCAGGAGTTGTTAACAAAATTAACAGCACATGGTATTTTTACAAAGGATGATTTAGCTGAATTAGATTCTGAAGAATTATCCGAAATATCAGGATTAAGTTTAGAGAAGTCTAGTGATTTAATAATGTTAGCTAGGGCTCATTGGTTTGAATAG